A section of the Paenibacillus odorifer genome encodes:
- a CDS encoding ABC transporter permease, whose protein sequence is MGEFTALIHNENIKIYSRVRTWIMLLILAVMSVLLPALIYFTSEGDSSLMGLWDNFQMTVSIAFFLNTIFTVVVASDSVAGEFTWGTIKLLLIRPWSRSKILLSKYISMVLFSLLSTAVLIAFGFAASLIFSSSSGDTMSSITAWSPAEYSFLDLLCRYIELFLTAALAFMVSSVFRASGLAIGLSLFIMFAKSIFTVIFSPERFEWAQYLIFTHMDLRGYLLSDTGPGGSTLGFSIAVLAVYYILFLAISWIVFRKRDVAS, encoded by the coding sequence TTGGGTGAATTTACAGCTCTCATACATAATGAGAATATCAAAATATACAGCCGTGTCCGCACATGGATTATGCTGCTTATTCTTGCAGTGATGAGCGTGCTGCTTCCTGCGCTTATTTATTTCACAAGCGAAGGCGATTCATCGCTTATGGGGCTTTGGGATAACTTTCAGATGACGGTGAGTATTGCGTTCTTCTTGAATACAATATTTACCGTTGTAGTGGCTTCTGACTCCGTAGCGGGCGAATTTACCTGGGGAACCATCAAGCTGTTGCTGATTCGCCCGTGGAGTCGCTCCAAGATCCTGCTCTCGAAATATATTTCCATGGTGTTATTCAGTTTGCTTAGCACCGCAGTATTGATTGCTTTTGGCTTTGCTGCTTCGTTAATCTTCTCCTCATCTTCGGGAGATACGATGTCATCCATTACGGCTTGGAGCCCAGCGGAATATTCCTTCCTAGATCTCCTATGTCGTTACATTGAGCTTTTCCTGACCGCTGCTCTGGCTTTCATGGTATCTAGCGTATTCCGCGCAAGTGGACTGGCTATTGGATTATCCTTATTTATTATGTTTGCCAAGAGTATTTTTACGGTTATTTTTAGTCCAGAACGGTTTGAATGGGCCCAATACTTGATCTTCACACATATGGATCTAAGAGGCTACCTATTGTCGGATACGGGTCCGGGGGGCTCTACACTTGGCTTCTCCATAGCTGTACTAGCGGTGTACTATATCCTATTCCTGGCCATTTCCTGGATTGTCTTCCGTAAAAGGGACGTTGCCTCATAG
- a CDS encoding bactofilin family protein: MWNKRQQRVPFKSTDSLIGHGGTLEGKVQCDTNLRIEGTFSGEIICSGVVTVGEEGTVRSSIKAEEIVIAGKVYGDVTADRRLIMTGTGELHGNISAGALSIMEGSLLNGSIAMQEQPTSEKAGEPKSNMKKDKAAKRSSKAQGTLEAG; encoded by the coding sequence ATGTGGAACAAACGGCAGCAGCGTGTCCCCTTTAAATCTACCGATTCCTTAATAGGGCATGGAGGAACACTGGAGGGCAAGGTGCAATGCGATACAAACCTGCGGATTGAGGGTACCTTTAGCGGTGAGATTATTTGCAGTGGTGTCGTGACTGTAGGAGAAGAAGGAACAGTGCGCTCCAGTATTAAAGCGGAGGAAATCGTGATTGCCGGCAAAGTATACGGGGATGTTACCGCAGACCGCAGACTCATTATGACCGGAACCGGGGAGTTACATGGTAATATTTCAGCAGGAGCACTTAGCATTATGGAAGGCAGCCTCCTGAATGGCTCCATTGCCATGCAAGAACAGCCCACCTCTGAAAAAGCAGGTGAGCCCAAAAGTAATATGAAAAAGGACAAGGCAGCCAAGCGCTCCTCCAAAGCACAAGGAACACTCGAAGCCGGCTAG
- a CDS encoding M23 family metallopeptidase, translating into MEEKSLASGIASGCHKPQKGEAMKSQPDHKRITLLVVRDAGRPVKQLHISKPLAFALPAAAALSISSLVTSMHFHASQSISQLEAEAAALSLTNLRMEMKVADKDKDLTQLRSQVSELSEEADNIKDKLKSVNALEQELQVLINKSKGAAAATDTNESQPEKSATEKSKAGSATSNSTLGLSSRLSSPVPKETSFKQSTEENSSSTSLSAISFRFGAITAALPKTLTPQVGGEYIAVYQNDATSLVEETKDDFEEIHGMLDEMVESITQTITQAEHENNVQANLQAQKARAEKARINAVPLWPTESKVISSSFGYRSDPFKGLSAFHSGVDIAGNIGDPVYAALDGEVITAEQMGARGKYIVLKHSNGLETWYMHLNGMNVSAGDKVSKGQKIGLLGSTGRSTGPHLHFQVVKQNKTVNPLAYVKP; encoded by the coding sequence ATGGAAGAAAAGTCGTTAGCCTCAGGTATCGCAAGCGGCTGCCATAAGCCGCAGAAAGGAGAAGCCATGAAGAGTCAGCCAGATCATAAACGGATTACGCTGCTTGTCGTAAGGGATGCCGGACGTCCAGTCAAACAGCTCCACATCTCCAAACCGCTAGCGTTCGCTTTGCCGGCAGCAGCAGCCCTCTCTATCTCCAGTCTGGTCACCTCTATGCATTTCCATGCCTCTCAGTCCATCTCACAGCTAGAAGCCGAGGCAGCCGCACTATCGCTAACCAATCTCCGCATGGAAATGAAGGTCGCCGACAAGGATAAAGATTTAACCCAGCTTCGTAGCCAGGTCAGCGAACTTTCGGAAGAGGCAGATAACATTAAAGACAAGCTGAAGAGTGTAAATGCACTGGAACAGGAGCTGCAAGTATTGATTAACAAAAGCAAAGGTGCTGCTGCCGCTACAGACACGAATGAATCCCAACCGGAGAAATCCGCAACAGAAAAATCAAAAGCTGGATCGGCCACTTCAAATTCAACATTAGGTTTATCGAGCCGTCTTTCTTCTCCTGTTCCTAAAGAGACCTCCTTTAAGCAGAGTACTGAAGAGAACTCATCTTCCACTTCTCTATCCGCCATAAGTTTCCGCTTTGGAGCCATTACTGCAGCCCTTCCAAAAACACTCACCCCACAGGTTGGTGGAGAATACATCGCGGTGTATCAGAACGACGCTACAAGCTTGGTGGAAGAAACTAAGGATGACTTTGAGGAGATTCACGGAATGCTTGATGAAATGGTGGAAAGTATCACACAGACAATCACACAGGCAGAGCATGAGAATAACGTACAAGCAAATCTGCAAGCTCAAAAGGCCCGTGCAGAAAAGGCTAGAATTAACGCAGTACCGCTTTGGCCTACCGAGTCCAAAGTTATTTCTTCAAGCTTCGGCTACCGCTCAGATCCATTCAAAGGTTTGTCTGCTTTCCATTCCGGTGTCGATATTGCCGGGAACATCGGTGATCCTGTATATGCTGCCTTAGATGGCGAGGTTATTACTGCGGAACAAATGGGCGCACGCGGAAAATACATCGTGCTTAAGCATTCAAACGGGTTGGAAACCTGGTACATGCATTTGAACGGAATGAACGTATCTGCCGGAGACAAGGTTAGCAAGGGGCAAAAAATCGGCTTGCTTGGAAGCACTGGCCGAAGCACAGGTCCTCACCTTCATTTTCAGGTTGTGAAGCAGAATAAAACTGTCAACCCTTTGGCGTATGTCAAACCCTAA
- the cls gene encoding cardiolipin synthase: MKIFAIILILFIIQIALIVFLEYRRPQRAIAWLFISFCCPPLGLAFYYFLGRDYRQNRKLNKRCTSLFREIRSYVTGKIKVVKQASDTGNAQFENNEGLLVLLAELSEGPITGHNKSRVLSTAREAYDAMLKAMEEAKEHIHMQFYIYRDDEIGEQFQDVMIRKARQGVKVRLLCDGLGSHRLSRRFIRTMRNAGVEFHFFLPPVSSLLDRRFNFRNHRKILVVDGLIGFTGGMNIGDDYLGKDAKMGYWRDTHLRLEGDSVYYIQYVFLKDWRLASGEGMSHPRLFPEHSCKEQEAVQIVGSGPDAAIDASQEMYFAAFCSARERIWITSPYFIPDPAICRALKSAVLRGVDVRIIIPAKPDNKLVYHASLSYLENLQDAGVKFYRYTKGFMHAKVMIVDDLLGTVGSANLDMRSFYSNFEMTAVLLHPETIAVLVAGFEKDQKNSEFIDPVKFKERGRIVKLGEGLCQLLSPLL; the protein is encoded by the coding sequence TTGAAGATTTTTGCGATAATTCTAATTCTTTTTATCATACAGATTGCATTGATTGTATTTCTGGAGTACCGCCGCCCGCAAAGGGCTATAGCATGGTTGTTTATTTCCTTCTGTTGTCCACCGCTTGGTCTGGCATTCTATTATTTTCTAGGTCGTGACTACAGACAGAATAGAAAATTGAACAAAAGATGTACTTCGCTCTTCCGGGAAATTCGTTCGTATGTCACTGGCAAGATTAAGGTAGTAAAACAAGCGTCGGATACTGGAAACGCTCAGTTTGAGAATAACGAAGGTTTATTGGTTTTGCTTGCAGAGCTCTCGGAAGGGCCTATTACAGGCCATAACAAAAGCAGAGTACTGTCAACTGCGAGAGAAGCGTACGACGCAATGCTGAAAGCCATGGAAGAGGCAAAAGAACATATCCACATGCAATTTTATATTTATCGTGATGATGAGATCGGAGAGCAATTTCAGGACGTTATGATTCGAAAGGCGCGGCAGGGAGTTAAGGTGCGTTTGCTTTGTGATGGACTGGGCAGTCATCGATTAAGCCGTAGGTTTATTCGAACCATGAGAAATGCCGGGGTGGAGTTCCACTTTTTTTTACCTCCGGTTAGTTCTTTACTGGATCGTCGTTTTAATTTCCGCAATCATCGGAAGATCCTAGTGGTGGATGGATTGATTGGTTTTACGGGTGGAATGAATATCGGGGATGATTATTTAGGAAAGGACGCCAAGATGGGTTACTGGCGCGATACTCATCTGCGTCTAGAAGGTGATTCTGTTTATTATATTCAGTATGTCTTCCTGAAGGATTGGAGACTGGCCTCTGGTGAAGGTATGAGCCATCCTCGTTTGTTCCCTGAGCACTCTTGTAAGGAGCAAGAAGCCGTGCAGATTGTAGGAAGTGGACCGGATGCTGCGATCGATGCTTCTCAGGAGATGTATTTTGCCGCTTTTTGCTCTGCTAGGGAACGGATCTGGATTACTTCGCCGTATTTTATTCCGGACCCTGCGATTTGTCGTGCTTTGAAGAGTGCAGTCCTTCGTGGAGTGGATGTTAGAATCATCATTCCGGCGAAGCCTGATAATAAGCTCGTTTATCATGCTTCTTTGTCTTATCTGGAGAATTTACAAGATGCAGGCGTGAAGTTCTATCGCTACACCAAAGGATTTATGCATGCCAAAGTCATGATTGTGGATGATCTGCTGGGTACGGTGGGAAGTGCGAATCTGGATATGCGCAGCTTCTATTCTAATTTCGAAATGACAGCGGTTTTGCTGCATCCTGAGACGATAGCAGTGCTAGTCGCGGGGTTTGAAAAGGATCAAAAGAACAGTGAATTCATTGATCCTGTAAAATTTAAGGAGAGAGGGAGAATTGTCAAACTCGGTGAAGGGCTATGTCAGTTGTTATCACCGCTGTTATGA
- a CDS encoding YitT family protein produces the protein MAKFAQRMVMLSIGAAMMAVALEIFLVPNQMIDGGITGISIILSHLFDIPLGILLTLLNLPFLLIGYKQIGKTFALSTLYAILLMSIGTSMLHHVEAFTVEPMLAAVFGGIILGVGVGLVVRFGGSLDGTEIVAILVAKKLPFSVGEVVMFFNLFILSGAGFVFGWNNAMFSLIAYYIAFKVIDITLEGLDQSKSVWIISDKFRDIGEALTERLGRGVTYLDGEGGFSGENKKVIFVVITRLEEAKLKTIVEDWDSDAFIAIGNIHDVKGGRFKKKSIH, from the coding sequence ATGGCTAAGTTCGCGCAGCGTATGGTTATGTTATCCATTGGGGCCGCCATGATGGCTGTTGCACTTGAGATATTCCTAGTACCTAATCAAATGATTGATGGCGGGATTACCGGTATCTCCATTATTTTATCACATTTATTCGACATTCCTCTGGGTATTTTATTGACACTGCTCAATCTTCCGTTCCTGTTAATCGGTTATAAGCAAATCGGTAAGACATTTGCCTTATCTACCTTATATGCGATTTTACTTATGTCTATCGGCACTTCAATGCTGCATCATGTAGAGGCCTTTACAGTTGAACCGATGCTTGCTGCCGTGTTTGGCGGTATCATACTAGGTGTAGGTGTTGGGTTGGTTGTACGTTTCGGGGGATCTCTAGACGGTACAGAAATTGTTGCGATTTTAGTGGCTAAGAAGCTTCCCTTCTCTGTAGGTGAAGTAGTTATGTTCTTCAACCTGTTCATCTTGTCCGGAGCTGGATTTGTGTTCGGTTGGAATAACGCGATGTTCTCCCTGATTGCTTATTATATTGCATTTAAGGTTATTGACATTACCCTTGAGGGTCTGGATCAATCGAAATCAGTATGGATTATCAGCGATAAATTCCGCGATATTGGGGAAGCTCTGACAGAGCGTCTCGGACGTGGTGTTACTTATTTAGATGGAGAAGGCGGATTTTCCGGTGAGAACAAGAAAGTGATCTTTGTAGTTATCACCCGGTTGGAAGAAGCTAAGCTTAAAACCATTGTTGAAGATTGGGATTCTGATGCATTCATCGCAATAGGTAACATCCATGATGTTAAAGGTGGCCGCTTCAAGAAGAAATCCATCCACTAG
- the ligD gene encoding non-homologous end-joining DNA ligase translates to MPAAIKGTITIDGEEIIITNPEKLLWPECGITKRIYLQKLAALSPYLLRYCRDRLLTVIRYPHGISGMSFYQKNAPDPLPAFVQTAVHENINYIKLQGLPELIWLGNLAALEFHPSLHYVGSELPCEWMIDLDPSLEIEPRIMEATAIVGAVLTSLGLSSVPKTSGATGVQIIVPIETGVTFDGLRKIGHFVGRYVTEKHPNLFTLERLKKNRGDKIYFDYLQHYSGKTLAAPYTPRARPLATVSTPLLWEEVQQNVSPSNFHLLNIEERLQRMGDLLEKVPPQPVEQLIAKLP, encoded by the coding sequence ATGCCGGCAGCGATCAAAGGTACAATTACCATAGACGGAGAAGAAATCATCATCACTAATCCAGAGAAGCTGCTGTGGCCTGAATGTGGCATTACAAAACGGATTTATCTGCAAAAGCTCGCTGCACTCTCTCCCTATCTGCTGCGTTATTGCCGAGACCGGCTGCTTACCGTCATTCGTTATCCGCACGGCATCTCTGGAATGTCCTTTTATCAGAAAAATGCGCCTGATCCTCTTCCGGCCTTTGTCCAAACCGCTGTACACGAGAATATTAACTATATCAAGCTGCAAGGCTTACCTGAGCTGATCTGGCTGGGGAATCTGGCTGCTTTGGAATTTCACCCTTCCCTGCATTATGTAGGCAGCGAGCTGCCCTGTGAATGGATGATTGATCTTGATCCTTCACTTGAAATCGAACCTCGTATCATGGAAGCAACTGCGATCGTTGGGGCGGTTTTAACCTCCCTTGGCCTCTCCTCTGTACCCAAAACCTCTGGTGCTACCGGGGTGCAGATCATCGTCCCTATCGAGACTGGTGTTACTTTTGATGGATTGCGGAAAATCGGGCATTTTGTGGGTCGTTATGTCACCGAAAAGCATCCCAACCTGTTCACACTGGAACGTCTAAAAAAGAATCGCGGAGATAAAATCTATTTTGACTACCTCCAGCATTATAGCGGCAAAACATTAGCTGCACCTTACACACCGCGTGCAAGACCGCTTGCTACAGTTTCTACACCCTTGCTCTGGGAGGAGGTTCAGCAAAATGTATCTCCCTCTAATTTTCATCTGCTTAATATCGAGGAACGCCTTCAGCGTATGGGAGATCTTTTAGAGAAAGTGCCACCACAGCCTGTTGAACAACTCATCGCTAAGCTCCCATAA
- a CDS encoding RNA polymerase sigma factor, whose protein sequence is MDGIEHTVVRVQAGEVESYALVVEAFQKPIYRYCCRLLGSRTEAEDAVQDILVKAYQHIGTYRPTASFSSWLYKIAYHHCLSLIRKRQSHIKFMALYQPDPPAESPEQLMDRYIFNEHLTLALAKLKTEERNLLVLRIFEEQSFPEIAEILDKNTDAVKKKYRRTITKLGKMLNAQKGGTEWCGNEALLKRK, encoded by the coding sequence TTGGACGGGATCGAGCACACCGTTGTTCGGGTACAGGCAGGCGAGGTTGAGTCTTATGCCTTGGTCGTCGAGGCTTTTCAAAAGCCGATTTACCGCTATTGCTGTCGGCTGCTTGGGAGCCGTACTGAAGCTGAGGATGCAGTACAGGATATTCTGGTAAAGGCATATCAGCATATAGGCACATACCGCCCTACCGCGAGCTTCTCTTCATGGCTATATAAAATTGCCTACCATCATTGCCTTAGTCTAATCCGCAAACGTCAAAGCCATATAAAGTTTATGGCGCTTTATCAACCAGATCCGCCTGCAGAAAGCCCGGAACAGTTGATGGACCGTTACATATTTAACGAACATCTGACTTTAGCCCTCGCGAAGCTGAAGACAGAGGAGCGAAACCTGTTAGTACTTAGAATCTTTGAGGAACAGAGCTTCCCGGAGATTGCGGAGATTCTGGATAAGAATACTGATGCTGTGAAGAAGAAATACAGGCGAACGATTACGAAGCTTGGCAAAATGCTGAATGCTCAGAAAGGGGGAACGGAATGGTGCGGCAACGAAGCTTTGTTGAAGAGAAAATGA
- a CDS encoding RNA ligase family protein — translation MKLQPIIPFEPILAGQLPAGDQWIAQIKWDGVRMLSYYDGSTTQLINRRGNYRTMQYPELTDVSAYCKAGSVILDGEIIALKDGKPSFHEVMRRDSLKNGSTISVVRHQVPVIYMIFDILFYNGQSTMDQPLFLRQQLLSDILLPHPHVQAVPSYTDPTELFAATQNQRLEGIVCKDINSTYAPGGKDKRWQKRKISSDITAVAGGVTFRDGIVNALLLGLYDDKGNLHYIGHAGPGKLTVQDKRDLTAEAHRLKLDRMPFADVPQRGKGAFWIKPELVFKVHFLEWNTSGTLRQPVTQAKVDLPPESCTMEQKG, via the coding sequence ATGAAGCTTCAGCCCATTATTCCTTTTGAACCTATACTGGCTGGGCAGCTTCCAGCAGGTGACCAGTGGATCGCACAAATTAAATGGGACGGTGTGCGGATGTTGTCCTATTACGATGGAAGCACTACTCAGCTTATTAACAGACGTGGCAATTACCGTACCATGCAATACCCGGAGCTTACTGATGTATCTGCTTACTGCAAGGCTGGCTCCGTTATTCTTGATGGTGAGATCATCGCACTCAAGGACGGCAAACCCTCATTTCACGAGGTGATGCGGAGGGACAGTTTAAAAAATGGTTCCACGATTTCCGTCGTTAGGCATCAGGTTCCTGTCATTTATATGATTTTTGATATTCTGTTTTATAATGGCCAATCGACGATGGATCAACCATTATTCTTGCGGCAGCAGCTGTTAAGTGACATTCTGCTGCCCCATCCCCATGTTCAAGCTGTGCCAAGTTATACCGATCCTACAGAACTGTTCGCCGCCACTCAGAACCAGCGTTTGGAAGGAATCGTCTGCAAGGACATCAACAGTACTTATGCTCCGGGCGGAAAAGATAAACGTTGGCAGAAACGCAAAATCAGTTCTGATATTACAGCTGTAGCCGGGGGTGTGACGTTCCGTGACGGTATCGTCAACGCACTACTTCTTGGTCTTTATGATGATAAAGGAAATTTGCATTATATCGGACATGCCGGTCCGGGCAAATTGACTGTACAGGATAAACGCGACTTAACTGCGGAGGCACACCGCCTTAAGCTGGATCGGATGCCCTTTGCTGATGTTCCACAGCGAGGCAAGGGTGCTTTTTGGATAAAGCCGGAGCTCGTCTTCAAAGTTCATTTTCTGGAATGGAACACCTCAGGCACTCTGCGTCAGCCTGTTACTCAAGCTAAAGTGGATCTTCCCCCGGAGTCATGCACAATGGAGCAAAAAGGATAA
- a CDS encoding Ku protein translates to MHTVWKGAISFGLVHVPVKMFSATEDKDISLRYIHKECGSPLSYVRKCPVCDKEVAWEEIGKGYEYEKGKFVLFDKEELDQLSDETSKSISILDFVDLTEIDPIYFQKTYYLSPDQAGSNAYRLLMEAMKQTGKIGIAKISIRSKSSLAAIRVLEDCLAIETIFYPDEVRPISQVPGLPEAGTVNDKELEMAKLLISQLSTPFDPAKYTDDYRQRMLDLISHKIAGEEFHIAPAKQESNVIDLMAALQASIQAVQHIPSDPGPSLTGTTKTKTKAAPAAKRKTTKTKTTAAEPAEQQNEVSGPTPVITPKPKRRSTKSKTTVS, encoded by the coding sequence ATGCATACCGTTTGGAAAGGTGCCATCAGCTTCGGGCTTGTGCATGTTCCGGTTAAAATGTTCTCCGCTACGGAAGACAAGGACATTTCTCTGCGTTATATCCATAAGGAATGTGGCAGCCCGCTGTCGTATGTACGCAAATGCCCGGTGTGTGACAAAGAGGTCGCTTGGGAAGAGATCGGTAAAGGATATGAGTATGAAAAAGGGAAGTTTGTTCTCTTCGACAAAGAGGAATTGGATCAACTATCCGACGAGACCAGTAAAAGCATCTCCATTCTCGACTTTGTTGACCTGACGGAAATCGATCCGATTTATTTTCAAAAAACCTATTATTTATCCCCGGATCAGGCAGGCTCAAATGCTTATCGACTTCTTATGGAGGCCATGAAGCAGACAGGTAAAATTGGCATCGCCAAAATTTCAATTCGCTCAAAAAGCAGTCTGGCAGCGATCCGTGTGCTTGAGGATTGCCTTGCGATTGAGACCATTTTTTATCCAGATGAGGTGCGGCCGATCTCACAAGTGCCCGGTCTGCCCGAAGCAGGGACAGTGAACGATAAAGAGCTGGAAATGGCTAAGCTGCTGATCTCACAGCTATCCACTCCTTTTGATCCGGCAAAATATACCGATGATTATCGCCAGCGTATGCTTGATCTGATTTCACATAAAATTGCAGGCGAGGAATTTCATATCGCTCCTGCTAAACAGGAAAGCAATGTGATTGATCTAATGGCTGCCTTGCAGGCCAGTATTCAAGCTGTGCAGCATATTCCTTCAGACCCTGGTCCTTCATTAACAGGCACCACAAAAACCAAAACTAAAGCGGCTCCTGCTGCCAAAAGAAAAACAACCAAGACCAAAACAACCGCCGCGGAACCTGCGGAGCAGCAAAACGAGGTCTCCGGGCCGACTCCTGTTATTACGCCGAAACCGAAACGCCGCAGCACAAAAAGCAAAACAACCGTATCTTAG
- a CDS encoding H-type small acid-soluble spore protein, with protein MDVKRAQDIYASKETVSVHLDGEPVWIEHVDEENGMATVQVGSRPTNTHTVGVERLEEQEH; from the coding sequence GTGGACGTCAAACGGGCACAGGATATTTATGCTTCTAAAGAAACGGTAAGTGTACATTTGGATGGGGAGCCTGTATGGATTGAACATGTGGATGAAGAGAACGGAATGGCTACGGTACAAGTTGGCTCTCGACCAACCAATACGCACACTGTGGGTGTTGAGCGACTCGAAGAGCAAGAGCACTAA
- the tsaE gene encoding tRNA (adenosine(37)-N6)-threonylcarbamoyltransferase complex ATPase subunit type 1 TsaE → MDKTVETVFTYRSYNLQDTEQLASAIAAASTAGMVIGLDGDLGAGKTAFSQGYARHLGVKGIVNSPTFTIIKEYEGRLPLYHMDVYRISLQEADELGLDEYFYGQGVCLVEWSSIITELMPPRHMHIYMETVGPEERIITVTGIGAPYGELCRELIQKWG, encoded by the coding sequence TTGGACAAAACAGTCGAAACGGTGTTCACGTACCGTTCTTACAATCTGCAGGATACGGAGCAACTGGCAAGTGCAATAGCTGCTGCTTCAACGGCAGGAATGGTTATCGGTTTGGACGGTGATCTAGGCGCAGGAAAAACGGCCTTCTCGCAAGGTTACGCTCGCCATCTTGGAGTGAAAGGGATCGTAAACAGTCCTACTTTTACTATTATTAAAGAGTACGAAGGTCGTCTGCCGTTATATCACATGGATGTATATCGGATTTCACTTCAGGAAGCAGATGAGCTTGGATTGGATGAGTATTTCTATGGTCAGGGTGTTTGTTTGGTAGAATGGAGCAGTATTATTACGGAGTTAATGCCGCCGCGGCATATGCATATATACATGGAAACAGTTGGACCGGAGGAACGAATCATTACGGTGACCGGAATCGGGGCGCCTTATGGTGAGCTTTGCCGGGAGCTGATCCAGAAGTGGGGTTAA
- the tsaB gene encoding tRNA (adenosine(37)-N6)-threonylcarbamoyltransferase complex dimerization subunit type 1 TsaB: MTNENTEPRKRLLALDTSTAVLGVAVTENGELLHEINASGERNHSVHLLPIIEQALQASGTTVANLGGIAVGVGPGSYTGTRIAVTAAKTLAWAWNVPVVGVSSLHAVAWGGYETALKNKTTAESGQASANSGYGPDWIIPLMDARRGQVYTGLFAADGNSVLSRLEPDAIRLMADWVEYLAERLQQASAEGTKPAILWFVGETAVHGSEESLHPLAELGTSVAVPYELEGRWTGFLGEARLQVENDDIHSLIPNYTQISEAEANLRLSSKGGLKR, from the coding sequence ATGACGAATGAGAATACAGAGCCGCGCAAGCGGCTTTTAGCGCTGGATACATCAACTGCTGTATTGGGGGTTGCAGTGACCGAAAATGGAGAATTATTGCATGAAATTAATGCTTCCGGTGAACGGAATCATTCGGTGCATTTGCTGCCGATTATAGAGCAGGCGCTGCAAGCTTCGGGAACAACCGTTGCTAATCTGGGCGGGATTGCAGTTGGTGTGGGTCCGGGATCTTATACGGGAACACGGATCGCGGTTACGGCTGCCAAAACGCTGGCTTGGGCATGGAATGTCCCAGTAGTTGGTGTTTCGAGCCTGCATGCTGTGGCATGGGGTGGGTATGAAACAGCCCTTAAGAATAAGACGACAGCAGAGTCAGGACAAGCCAGTGCGAACAGTGGCTACGGTCCAGACTGGATCATTCCACTGATGGATGCGCGCCGAGGACAGGTCTACACAGGGTTATTCGCAGCGGATGGGAATAGTGTTCTCAGCCGCCTTGAACCAGATGCCATCCGGTTGATGGCCGACTGGGTGGAGTACTTGGCAGAACGTTTACAACAGGCTTCAGCCGAAGGAACTAAACCAGCTATTCTATGGTTTGTTGGAGAAACCGCTGTACATGGCAGCGAAGAATCACTACATCCGCTGGCGGAACTCGGCACTTCTGTAGCTGTTCCTTATGAGCTGGAGGGGCGTTGGACAGGCTTCCTTGGTGAAGCCCGGCTGCAAGTAGAGAATGATGATATTCATAGCTTAATCCCTAACTATACTCAGATTTCGGAAGCGGAGGCCAATCTGCGGTTAAGTAGTAAAGGAGGCTTAAAACGATGA
- the rimI gene encoding ribosomal protein S18-alanine N-acetyltransferase has protein sequence MTEVESLRAQEADLVFRLMKLEDIPDILIIEREAFTMPWTEEAFRNELTHNHFAKYMVMELAGHIIGYAGMWAIVDEAHVTNIALLEAYRGRKWGERLLEELMNTASYVGMKSITLEVRVSNEVAQNLYRKKGFRSAGTRKGYYSDNREDALIMWADLPEYKEHGYLEGSVDLK, from the coding sequence ATGACGGAAGTGGAATCATTGAGAGCACAAGAGGCTGATCTTGTTTTTCGCCTGATGAAGCTGGAGGATATACCGGACATCCTTATTATTGAGCGTGAAGCCTTTACCATGCCGTGGACAGAGGAAGCTTTCCGGAATGAGCTGACGCATAATCATTTTGCTAAATACATGGTCATGGAGCTGGCGGGTCATATAATTGGCTATGCTGGAATGTGGGCTATCGTGGATGAGGCGCATGTGACGAATATTGCCTTACTCGAAGCTTATCGTGGACGTAAATGGGGTGAGCGCCTGTTGGAAGAGTTAATGAATACTGCCTCTTACGTAGGCATGAAGTCCATTACACTTGAGGTGCGGGTATCCAACGAGGTAGCTCAGAATTTATATCGTAAAAAAGGCTTTCGTTCTGCCGGCACGCGCAAAGGATATTATTCCGATAATCGCGAGGATGCACTCATTATGTGGGCGGATCTACCGGAGTATAAGGAGCACGGCTATTTGGAAGGAAGCGTGGACTTGAAATGA